The proteins below are encoded in one region of Campylobacter helveticus:
- a CDS encoding FxsA family protein translates to MPLKFSLGAPFFIAEIIACVLFILIFGFGNFLIFMLLSMIAGVVLLALFWRNMLNFQMGNLKDTLKQFAFVIAGFLFLIPGILSSVFGILVLVFGLVFQTGIQTNFHKKEKKENTEEIIDVEVIEDRK, encoded by the coding sequence ATGCCTTTAAAATTTTCTTTGGGGGCACCATTTTTTATCGCTGAAATTATCGCTTGCGTACTTTTCATCTTAATTTTTGGCTTTGGGAATTTTTTAATTTTTATGCTTTTAAGTATGATAGCTGGAGTAGTGCTTTTGGCATTATTTTGGAGGAATATGTTAAATTTTCAAATGGGGAATTTGAAAGACACACTCAAGCAATTTGCTTTTGTAATCGCAGGTTTTTTATTTTTAATCCCCGGTATTTTAAGTTCTGTTTTTGGCATTTTGGTGCTTGTTTTTGGACTAGTTTTTCAAACAGGGATACAAACAAATTTTCACAAAAAAGAAAAAAAAGAAAATACTGAAGAAATCATCGATGTAGAAGTGATAGAGGATAGAAAATGA
- the hemC gene encoding hydroxymethylbilane synthase: protein MKKLIIATRKSPLALWQSEFVADVLRKTHDIEVCLEGFSTKGDVLLDSPLAKIGGKGLFTKELENAMLEGKAHLAVHSLKDVPSLLPQGLVLAALTKREEDNDSLLSERYENLNALPQNAKVGTTSLRRKMQLLNLRPDLQIISLRGNVNSRLEKLKRGEFDAIVLASAGVKRLGLDKEVKFIYQFSKDELVPAAAQGILGIESPQDEDILQFLKCLNDEKAIIESTIERDFIRVLEGGCQVPIGINAELKGEQITVRAILGLPDGSEMLREKRIILKRNFQGFGESLALEFIKRGAKELLQRAEAMV from the coding sequence ATGAAAAAACTAATCATAGCAACTAGAAAAAGTCCGTTGGCTTTGTGGCAGAGTGAATTCGTGGCGGATGTTTTGAGAAAAACACACGATATAGAAGTATGTTTGGAGGGTTTTAGCACTAAAGGCGATGTGCTTTTAGATAGCCCTTTAGCTAAGATAGGTGGCAAGGGACTTTTTACCAAAGAGCTTGAAAATGCTATGCTGGAGGGAAAGGCTCATTTGGCTGTGCATAGTTTAAAAGATGTGCCAAGCTTATTGCCGCAAGGCTTGGTTTTGGCTGCGCTGACAAAAAGGGAGGAGGATAACGACTCTTTGCTGAGTGAGCGTTATGAAAATTTAAATGCCTTACCGCAAAATGCTAAGGTTGGCACGACTAGTCTAAGGCGAAAAATGCAGCTTTTAAATTTGCGTCCGGATTTGCAAATTATAAGTTTAAGGGGTAATGTTAATTCCCGTCTTGAGAAGTTAAAGCGAGGCGAATTTGATGCCATCGTTTTGGCGAGTGCTGGGGTGAAGCGTTTAGGGCTTGATAAAGAGGTAAAATTCATTTATCAATTTAGCAAAGATGAGCTAGTGCCAGCGGCGGCACAAGGAATTTTAGGTATTGAAAGCCCACAAGATGAGGATATTTTGCAATTTTTAAAATGTCTTAACGATGAAAAAGCCATCATAGAAAGCACCATTGAGCGTGATTTTATCCGTGTTTTGGAGGGAGGCTGTCAAGTGCCTATCGGTATCAATGCGGAGTTAAAAGGAGAGCAAATTACAGTGCGAGCGATTTTAGGGCTTCCTGATGGTAGTGAAATGTTACGCGAAAAAAGAATCATCTTAAAAAGAAATTTTCAGGGTTTTGGTGAAAGTTTGGCGCTTGAGTTTATCAAGCGAGGGGCTAAGGAGCTTTTGCAAAGAGCTGAGGCTATGGTATGA
- a CDS encoding menaquinone biosynthesis decarboxylase, giving the protein MRRFIEILKENDLLRVIDEPLDVELEIPHIAYIEAKKFEEGKALLFTQPVRDKKPYAYPVLMNTFCNKKALNLAFGRDFEEVAAELAELTKLHIPTTLKAKFDFLAQLSKLRFAPPKRLKKEKALYHYELLSSLKELPILKTWKLDADKFITMGQVYTQSLDKTQNNLGMYRLQVSGDNELLMHWQIHKDAANFCRAYKEAGLSKMPVSIAIGGDPLYIWCAQAPLPKGIFELLLYGFIKKQNAKLTPCENGIFVPYDSDFVIEGFVDLENFKLEGPFGDHTGFYTPPELFPVMKVEKIYAKKDAIYQATVVGKPPLEDRIMALATERVFLPLLQTSVPDLLDYKMPENGVFHNLILAKIDTHYPAHAQQIMHALWGVGQMSFVKHAIFVDKNAPALEDYESLIPYILNRFDVEKICISEGICDQLDHASPNACFGGKAALDATLKSSVEELEILDDVNLKGFFEKELEIYDLKQFYKKCKSPIVCILLDKKESIEESFTKLLRFKKHFRILIFLDKENHLDNPYMLLWRVVNNIDAKRDIFIKNGRIALNATAKNHFENYKREWPRQTDCSKEMVDSLILRKIIEDDKKLFDKFEIFG; this is encoded by the coding sequence ATGAGAAGATTTATTGAAATTTTAAAAGAAAATGACTTATTAAGAGTGATTGACGAGCCTTTAGATGTGGAGCTTGAAATCCCCCACATCGCCTATATCGAGGCGAAGAAATTTGAAGAGGGCAAGGCTTTACTTTTTACCCAGCCCGTAAGGGATAAAAAGCCTTATGCTTATCCTGTGTTGATGAATACTTTTTGCAATAAAAAGGCTCTAAATTTAGCCTTTGGGAGGGATTTTGAAGAAGTGGCTGCTGAGTTAGCGGAACTTACAAAGCTTCACATTCCAACGACTTTAAAAGCGAAATTTGATTTTTTAGCCCAGCTTTCAAAACTGCGTTTTGCACCGCCAAAAAGACTTAAAAAAGAAAAAGCTTTGTATCATTATGAGCTTTTATCTAGTTTGAAGGAATTGCCTATTTTAAAAACTTGGAAGCTTGACGCGGATAAATTTATCACTATGGGACAGGTTTATACGCAAAGTCTTGACAAAACACAAAATAATTTAGGAATGTATCGTTTGCAAGTTAGTGGAGATAATGAGCTTTTAATGCACTGGCAAATTCACAAAGATGCGGCGAATTTTTGCAGAGCCTATAAAGAAGCAGGACTTTCAAAAATGCCCGTAAGCATAGCCATAGGTGGCGACCCACTTTATATATGGTGCGCACAAGCTCCGCTTCCAAAAGGCATTTTCGAGCTTTTACTTTATGGCTTCATTAAAAAGCAAAATGCAAAGCTTACGCCGTGCGAAAATGGTATTTTCGTCCCTTATGATAGTGATTTTGTGATTGAGGGTTTTGTGGATTTAGAAAATTTTAAGCTCGAGGGTCCTTTTGGAGACCATACGGGCTTTTATACTCCGCCTGAGCTTTTCCCTGTGATGAAAGTGGAAAAAATTTATGCTAAAAAAGACGCCATTTATCAAGCCACGGTCGTGGGAAAACCGCCTTTGGAAGATAGGATTATGGCATTAGCGACAGAGAGGGTTTTTTTACCGCTTTTGCAAACGAGCGTGCCTGATTTACTTGATTATAAAATGCCAGAAAATGGCGTCTTTCATAATCTCATCTTGGCTAAAATCGACACGCATTATCCAGCCCACGCACAGCAGATTATGCACGCACTTTGGGGGGTGGGGCAGATGAGCTTTGTTAAACACGCCATTTTTGTGGATAAAAACGCCCCTGCGTTAGAAGATTATGAGAGCTTAATCCCTTACATTTTAAACCGCTTTGATGTGGAGAAAATTTGCATTAGTGAGGGCATTTGCGACCAGCTTGACCACGCTTCTCCAAATGCTTGTTTTGGAGGTAAGGCGGCACTTGATGCGACTTTGAAATCAAGCGTAGAAGAGCTTGAAATTTTAGACGATGTGAATCTTAAGGGCTTTTTTGAAAAAGAGCTTGAAATTTATGATTTAAAGCAGTTTTATAAAAAATGTAAAAGTCCTATCGTCTGCATTTTGCTGGATAAAAAAGAGAGCATTGAAGAAAGCTTTACAAAGCTTTTAAGATTTAAGAAGCATTTTAGAATTCTCATCTTTTTAGATAAAGAAAATCACTTGGATAATCCTTATATGCTTCTTTGGCGTGTGGTGAATAATATAGACGCTAAAAGGGATATTTTCATCAAAAATGGGCGTATTGCCTTAAACGCCACAGCGAAAAATCACTTCGAAAATTACAAAAGAGAGTGGCCAAGGCAAACGGATTGTTCTAAAGAGATGGTGGATAGCCTTATCTTGCGTAAGATTATCGAAGATGACAAAAAACTTTTTGATAAATTTGAAATTTTTGGCTGA
- a CDS encoding flagellar protein FlaG, with amino-acid sequence MEISKATARQQMDLVSNAKSSSTADNASKIEANNKATMQSEQGKQSFAERLQDVAQKLNEQAQTLNTDVHFGYNDKINSMYLSVTEKSTGRDTPNSK; translated from the coding sequence ATGGAAATATCGAAGGCAACAGCAAGGCAGCAAATGGACTTGGTCTCAAATGCAAAGAGTTCCAGCACTGCTGATAATGCCTCAAAAATAGAGGCAAACAACAAAGCGACTATGCAATCTGAGCAGGGAAAGCAAAGTTTTGCAGAAAGGTTACAAGATGTCGCGCAAAAGCTCAACGAGCAAGCGCAGACTTTAAACACGGATGTGCATTTTGGCTATAACGACAAGATAAATTCAATGTATCTTAGCGTTACGGAAAAAAGCACAGGTAGAGATACGCCAAATTCCAAGTGA
- the fliD gene encoding flagellar filament capping protein FliD produces the protein MALGTLSSLGFASGVLTQDTIDKLKKAEEAARVDPYTKKVEENAAKQKDLTEIKTKLLAFQTAVSSLGDATAFAARKVIASITENPPASLKADSGVAVQNMHIDVKKLAEKDVYQSKALSNETGFVNASLKNEQKITFFQNGKEYVVTIDKNTTYKDLAEKINTASGGNIIAKVINTGEKPDGYRLTITSKETGEDNAISFYPGSKVEVTNQQTGKKEWKYQESNEASNIFKNLGWELNTSTSLKPEDVEKNKKGYGLKDQTNHLKTASDAEFLMDGVKMTRPSNTITDIAVGLTLTLNKTGEINFDVQQDTEALSKAMEDLVTAYNDLVVNLNAATDFNSETGAKGTLQGVTEVNSIRSSIISTLFDSQPIEGIVKDENGNDVHTTVMLSMQDFGITMTESGTLNFSKSEFEEKMKENAEFAESFFSGVTKYKDIDHKGDVIKPDNLKQDIEFKPGDFKIVFNGEVFDLGKNKDGTNFKLAGKDEAERMNNLVAHINSLGIDGLTVKAEAAKDDKQQDSFKLSFHSENGSDFAIEGSKNFLKKFGLSETKITAQPIEGKGIFAQLKNVLKGMTDSDGSITKYDEHLTKDTKKLNESKESTQDMINKRYETMQNQFLQYEVILNRLDTQLKTITNMINAANQSNS, from the coding sequence ATGGCACTAGGGACTTTATCAAGCTTAGGCTTTGCTTCAGGGGTTTTGACCCAAGACACGATTGACAAACTTAAAAAGGCAGAAGAGGCGGCGCGAGTCGACCCTTATACCAAAAAGGTCGAGGAAAATGCTGCTAAGCAAAAGGACTTAACCGAGATAAAAACTAAGCTTTTAGCTTTTCAAACAGCTGTTTCTTCGCTAGGAGATGCCACAGCTTTTGCAGCGAGAAAAGTGATAGCAAGCATCACAGAAAACCCACCCGCTAGTCTTAAGGCAGACTCTGGTGTGGCAGTGCAAAATATGCACATCGATGTGAAAAAACTTGCCGAAAAAGATGTGTATCAAAGTAAGGCTCTTAGTAATGAAACAGGCTTTGTCAATGCAAGTTTGAAAAATGAGCAGAAAATCACTTTCTTTCAAAATGGCAAAGAGTATGTTGTAACCATAGATAAAAACACGACTTATAAGGATTTAGCGGAGAAGATTAACACCGCAAGTGGAGGCAACATCATCGCTAAGGTCATCAACACAGGCGAAAAGCCTGATGGCTACCGCCTTACCATCACAAGTAAAGAAACAGGCGAGGATAATGCCATAAGCTTTTATCCGGGTTCTAAGGTGGAGGTAACTAACCAACAAACAGGAAAAAAAGAATGGAAATATCAAGAAAGCAATGAAGCTTCAAATATCTTTAAAAATTTAGGCTGGGAGCTTAATACTAGCACTTCTTTAAAACCTGAAGATGTGGAGAAAAATAAAAAGGGCTATGGACTAAAAGACCAGACAAATCACCTTAAAACAGCCAGCGATGCGGAATTTTTAATGGACGGAGTGAAAATGACTCGCCCAAGCAATACCATCACCGATATAGCCGTAGGACTTACGCTAACGCTTAATAAAACAGGTGAAATCAATTTCGATGTGCAGCAAGACACCGAAGCCTTAAGCAAGGCTATGGAGGATTTGGTAACGGCTTATAATGACTTGGTGGTCAATCTCAACGCCGCGACTGACTTTAATAGTGAAACAGGCGCAAAAGGAACTTTGCAAGGCGTTACAGAGGTCAATAGCATACGCTCAAGTATCATTTCGACTCTCTTCGATTCTCAGCCTATCGAGGGTATAGTAAAAGATGAGAATGGTAACGATGTGCATACAACGGTAATGCTTTCTATGCAAGACTTTGGTATCACAATGACTGAAAGCGGGACTTTGAATTTTTCAAAGAGTGAATTTGAAGAAAAGATGAAGGAAAACGCAGAATTTGCGGAAAGCTTTTTCTCTGGGGTAACCAAGTATAAAGATATAGACCATAAGGGCGATGTTATCAAACCAGATAATTTAAAACAAGATATAGAATTTAAACCGGGTGATTTTAAAATCGTCTTTAACGGCGAGGTGTTTGACCTAGGTAAAAATAAGGACGGCACAAATTTCAAACTCGCTGGAAAAGATGAAGCAGAGAGGATGAATAACCTTGTCGCTCACATCAACAGCCTTGGTATAGATGGCTTGACGGTGAAAGCAGAGGCTGCGAAAGATGATAAGCAGCAAGACAGCTTCAAACTAAGCTTTCATAGTGAAAACGGCTCTGATTTTGCTATAGAGGGAAGTAAAAACTTCCTTAAGAAATTTGGCTTAAGCGAAACGAAAATCACAGCCCAGCCTATCGAGGGTAAGGGGATTTTTGCCCAGCTTAAAAATGTGCTTAAGGGTATGACGGATTCTGATGGCTCTATAACTAAATATGATGAGCATTTGACAAAGGATACTAAAAAACTCAACGAGTCTAAAGAATCCACTCAAGATATGATAAACAAGAGATATGAAACAATGCAAAATCAGTTTTTGCAGTATGAGGTCATCTTAAATAGACTTGATACGCAGCTTAAAACCATAACTAATATGATTAACGCTGCGAATCAGTCTAATAGCTAA
- the fliS gene encoding flagellar export chaperone FliS, with product MENNLAYSVYSESQVGIESPQRLVEMLYEGILRFCARAKHAIRNEDIEQRVHFIKRVTAIFIELTNNLDYEKGGEVAFYLAGLYTREIQLLSLANLENSEEKIDEVINVTKGLLEAWREVHSNENQ from the coding sequence ATGGAAAATAATCTAGCTTATAGCGTTTATTCAGAATCTCAAGTGGGGATAGAATCCCCACAAAGACTTGTTGAAATGCTTTATGAGGGAATTTTACGCTTTTGTGCGAGGGCGAAACACGCCATAAGAAACGAAGATATCGAACAAAGGGTGCATTTTATCAAGCGTGTAACGGCTATTTTTATCGAGCTTACAAATAATTTAGACTATGAAAAGGGTGGCGAGGTCGCTTTTTACTTAGCGGGACTTTACACAAGAGAAATTCAGCTGTTATCTTTAGCAAATTTAGAAAATAGCGAGGAAAAAATCGATGAGGTTATCAATGTAACCAAAGGGCTTTTAGAGGCTTGGAGAGAAGTGCATAGTAATGAAAATCAATGA
- the efp gene encoding elongation factor P: MATYSMGDLKKGLKIEIDGVPFKIVEYQHVKPGKGPAFVRVKIKSFIDGKVLEKTIHAGDKCEAPNLEQKTMQYLYDDGENCQFMDTQSYEQVAISDDDVGEAKKWMLDGMMVEVLFHNGKAIGVEVPQVVELKIIETAPNFKGDTQGSNKKPATLETGAVVQIPFHVLEGEVIRVDTSRGEYIEKANK; encoded by the coding sequence ATGGCAACTTATTCAATGGGTGATTTAAAAAAAGGGCTTAAGATAGAAATTGACGGCGTTCCGTTTAAGATAGTAGAGTATCAACATGTAAAACCGGGCAAGGGACCGGCTTTTGTCCGCGTGAAAATCAAGTCTTTTATAGACGGCAAGGTTTTGGAAAAAACTATCCACGCAGGAGATAAATGCGAAGCTCCAAATTTAGAACAAAAAACTATGCAGTATCTCTATGATGATGGAGAAAATTGTCAATTTATGGATACGCAAAGTTACGAGCAAGTGGCTATCAGCGATGATGATGTGGGCGAGGCTAAAAAATGGATGCTTGATGGTATGATGGTCGAAGTGCTTTTTCACAATGGCAAAGCCATAGGCGTGGAAGTGCCTCAAGTAGTTGAGCTTAAAATCATCGAAACCGCTCCAAATTTCAAAGGCGATACACAAGGCTCAAATAAAAAACCCGCCACGCTTGAAACAGGTGCTGTGGTGCAAATCCCTTTTCATGTTTTAGAGGGCGAAGTAATACGCGTGGATACTTCAAGAGGCGAGTATATAGAAAAAGCAAATAAATAA
- the uvrA gene encoding excinuclease ABC subunit UvrA, which produces MIKIIGARENNLKNINLNLPKNKLIVFTGLSGSGKSTLAFGTLYAEGQRRYIESLSAYARQFLDKVGKPEVDKIEGLTPAIAIDQKTTSKNPRSTVGTITEIYDYLRLLYARVGMQHCHQCGEKISSMSAADIVSEILKLPKGAKIIIYAPLVRDKKGTYTDLLENLRNKGYIRAQIDGVLVRLDEDIELAKTKKHTIKLVIDRIEVQENLLARLASDIEKGLEESFGEIELEVLNAEELGISKHYHYSEHCACFACKISFTPLEPLSFSFNSPKGACEACDGLGIRYTLDMKKIIDENLSLENGAIKTMYGFNKSYYYKFLIAFCEQNQIPTKIPFCELSEEQKRLIYYGNAKQIEFFWKRNRLKRTFEGVVKIAYDMLKDEKDLNDYMSEKICKDCGGHRLKPQSLAVNVADKGLGEILDMSVEDCTAFFSKERNFAYLNEQEKLIAKPILKEINERLFFLYDVGLGYLSLGRDARSISGGEAQRIRIASQIGSGLSGVMYVLDEPSIGLHERDTAKLIKTLRNLQEKGNTLIVVEHDKMTIEEADFIVDIGPRAGKFGGEVVFVGTYKELLKSKSETALYMSGKKQISHSLNRPQKEWLKLKNVSINNIKNLNANFPLQNLVAITGVSGSGKSSLILQTLLPFAQEALNHAKKVKKLGGVEIEGLELLDKVIYLDQSPIGRTPRSNPATYTGAMDEIRNLFAATKEAKMRGYKAGRFSFNVKGGRCEKCSGDGEIKIEMHFLPDVMVVCDTCKGKRYNDATLEIKYKGKNISEILNMSILEANEFFTSVPKIKQKLDTLVKVGLDYLTLGQNATTLSGGEAQRIKLAKELSRSDTGKTLYILDEPTTGLHFDDVSKLIAVLQHLVELKNSVFVIEHNLDVIKNADYIIDMGPEGGVKGGKIIAEGNVATLAKAHKKSYTGHYLNLELKNYK; this is translated from the coding sequence ATGATAAAAATCATCGGTGCAAGAGAAAATAATCTCAAAAATATCAATCTTAACCTACCTAAAAATAAACTCATCGTTTTCACAGGCTTAAGCGGTAGCGGTAAATCTACCCTTGCCTTTGGCACACTTTATGCCGAGGGACAACGCCGCTACATTGAAAGCTTAAGTGCTTATGCAAGGCAGTTTTTAGATAAGGTAGGCAAACCAGAAGTCGATAAAATCGAGGGCTTAACCCCAGCCATAGCGATTGACCAAAAGACTACCTCTAAAAATCCCCGTTCCACAGTGGGAACGATAACAGAAATTTATGATTATTTGCGTTTGCTCTATGCAAGGGTAGGAATGCAGCATTGTCATCAATGTGGAGAAAAAATTTCTTCGATGAGTGCAGCGGACATTGTCAGCGAAATTTTAAAACTTCCAAAAGGTGCTAAAATCATCATCTACGCTCCGCTTGTGCGTGATAAAAAGGGAACTTATACGGATTTACTTGAAAATTTACGCAATAAAGGCTATATAAGGGCGCAAATTGACGGCGTTTTGGTGCGGCTTGATGAGGATATCGAACTCGCTAAAACCAAAAAGCACACGATAAAACTTGTCATTGATAGAATTGAAGTGCAAGAGAATCTTCTCGCTCGCCTTGCAAGTGATATAGAAAAAGGCTTGGAGGAAAGTTTTGGGGAGATTGAACTTGAGGTTTTAAACGCTGAAGAGCTTGGAATTTCAAAGCATTATCATTATAGTGAGCATTGCGCGTGTTTTGCTTGTAAAATTTCTTTTACTCCGCTTGAGCCACTGAGCTTTTCTTTTAATTCTCCAAAGGGAGCATGTGAGGCTTGTGATGGACTTGGAATTCGTTATACTTTAGATATGAAGAAAATCATTGATGAAAATTTAAGCCTTGAAAATGGGGCGATTAAAACGATGTATGGTTTTAATAAAAGCTATTATTATAAATTCCTCATCGCTTTTTGCGAGCAAAATCAAATTCCTACTAAAATCCCTTTTTGTGAGCTTAGTGAAGAGCAAAAAAGGCTTATTTACTATGGCAATGCGAAGCAGATTGAGTTTTTTTGGAAAAGAAACCGCCTAAAACGCACTTTCGAGGGCGTGGTAAAGATAGCTTATGATATGCTTAAAGATGAAAAAGATTTAAATGATTATATGAGCGAGAAAATTTGCAAGGACTGCGGCGGACATCGATTAAAACCTCAAAGTTTAGCCGTAAATGTAGCAGATAAGGGCTTGGGTGAAATTTTAGATATGAGTGTGGAGGACTGCACGGCATTTTTTTCTAAAGAGAGAAATTTTGCGTATTTAAACGAGCAGGAAAAACTCATTGCAAAGCCTATTTTAAAGGAAATTAACGAAAGGCTTTTTTTCCTTTATGATGTGGGGCTTGGCTATCTTAGCTTGGGGCGAGATGCAAGAAGCATTAGTGGGGGTGAGGCACAAAGAATTCGCATTGCCTCTCAAATTGGTAGCGGACTTAGCGGAGTGATGTATGTGCTTGATGAGCCTAGCATAGGACTTCACGAAAGAGATACGGCAAAACTCATCAAAACGCTAAGAAATTTGCAAGAAAAGGGTAATACTCTCATCGTAGTTGAGCACGATAAGATGACGATTGAGGAGGCAGATTTCATCGTAGATATCGGTCCTAGAGCTGGGAAATTTGGCGGGGAAGTCGTTTTTGTAGGCACTTACAAAGAATTGCTAAAAAGCAAAAGCGAAACCGCTCTTTATATGAGTGGAAAAAAGCAAATTTCACACTCTTTAAATCGTCCTCAAAAAGAATGGCTTAAACTAAAAAATGTCAGTATTAATAATATTAAAAATTTAAATGCGAATTTTCCTTTGCAAAATTTAGTCGCCATCACAGGTGTTTCAGGCTCTGGAAAAAGTTCGCTTATCCTTCAAACCTTACTTCCTTTTGCCCAAGAAGCACTTAATCACGCTAAAAAAGTTAAAAAACTTGGTGGTGTGGAGATTGAGGGACTTGAGCTTTTGGATAAGGTGATTTATCTAGACCAAAGTCCTATAGGACGCACCCCTCGCTCAAACCCAGCTACCTACACAGGAGCGATGGACGAGATAAGAAATCTTTTTGCCGCTACGAAAGAAGCCAAAATGAGAGGTTATAAGGCTGGGCGTTTTTCTTTTAATGTCAAGGGTGGGCGTTGTGAAAAGTGTAGTGGCGATGGGGAGATTAAGATAGAAATGCACTTTTTACCCGATGTAATGGTAGTTTGTGATACTTGCAAGGGGAAAAGATATAACGACGCCACTTTAGAGATAAAATATAAGGGCAAAAATATCAGTGAAATTTTAAATATGAGTATTTTGGAGGCAAATGAATTTTTTACTTCTGTGCCTAAGATTAAGCAGAAATTAGACACTCTTGTTAAGGTGGGGCTTGACTACCTTACCTTAGGGCAAAATGCTACGACTTTAAGTGGGGGCGAAGCACAAAGAATCAAACTCGCAAAAGAATTAAGCCGCAGTGATACAGGCAAAACGCTTTATATCCTTGATGAGCCAACAACGGGACTT